The Crocosphaera sp. UHCC 0190 DNA segment TTTAAAGTCCTGAACGGGAACCTTCCAAGAATCAATAGTAGTTGCATCGCCCGCGATTTCTTGCAAACCTGTCGGCAGATTATCAACAGATATTTGAGGTTGGCTAAAAATATCGTTGTGTCCGTAGACAATAATCCCAGAATCTTTGGTTCCTGTTACGATGTTGTTTTCAAAGGCGGTGGCGGAATAAGGAGTTTCCAACCAAAATCCCATACCTTCAGTGCCAAAATCTTTAAGTAGGCCTCTAGCATCGTTAGGTTTAAGTAAATCTGCTGGTTGATCAGTAACTGCTCCTGCTGCTTTAATGGCAATATTACCGCGAAAAGTTGCTTGTTCATCCCCATTTTCAGTGACGTAGTGCGCTCCTAAAACATCAAAAGAGACGTTTTCTTCTACAATAGCTCGACTACTATGGATTGCAACTCCCCAACCTGGACTGCCCCAAACTGCATTTCCGCTAATTTCAGCCGCACCTGTCCCGTTAGGATCATGCTCAAAAACTTCATGGATATGAACAGGATAACGTCCTTTGGCATTAGTTCCTGTGCCTGGAATTAAATTTCCATTACTATCAAATTGAGGATCATTAAGAATAAGATCTTTATTAGTTCTTCCTAAATCATAAAAACCAGCATTATCAATGACTGTATTGTGATCCATAAACATCGTATGTCCCCGTTGGGAGATAGGAGTTTCCTCACCTCCTTCGGTTTCAAAGCTGACATTGCGACTTAAATTGGCAACATAAATATCGAGGCCAAAGCCATCAGGGGTTGTATGATTAAATCTTAAAGCATTGCTATTAACATCATTATGTTTAAAAGTAATTGTATTGCCATCAATCGATTCAATGGTTAAAACTTCATCTTCAGTTTTACTATTATCATCATGGGAACCTTTCTTATTCCATTCGGTTCCAGTGAGAACGATTTTATCACCCACTTCCCAGTTAGTAGGTACAGGGTTAGCAAATGTTAATTGTGTGGCTCCGGCTAAATGATTACCAGATAAGGTGATATAAGGCGTTTTTTCTTCCCCCACAATGCTAACAGAAGCTCCATGATCGGCGACTAATCCGCGACTAAATTGATTAGGGTCCCAATCTAAATCAATCTCGCCATTCCCAGGATCAACAGGGGCAAAAATAATCTTAGCTTCAGCATTAATTGGGTTAATTTTTGTTCCCATCTCTAGGTTTCCTGTATCAGAAATTGCCATGAAATCAACCACCATTTGGGTGTCTTTATTCTGATCAAAGGACAGTTTTCCATCAACTCTTACTGTATGTAACCGAGCGTTGCTGATGCCATCGTAGTGAACTTCAACCCCTTGGGAAATTAAAACATCAGCATTGTCGTTAGGAACGACTCCATTTTGCCAAGTATGAGGATCGAACCAAGAACCATTATTAATCGCTATATGAGTTGCCTGATCTTGGGGAACAAGATCTAAAAAGCTAGAATGTATATCCATATTCATATTCATATTCATATTAATTCACTAATAAAAAATGCTTCCTTAATCTAAATAGTTCCCATTCAAGGAAAAATCAAATCACTATTTACCAGGAATTTACTATATTGTTTGTATTTTCTATTCCATGTATTTTCTATTGGTGAATTTACAGACAAAAGACTTCCTGGTATATACTGAAATCTATTTCTCTGACCAAAAGCAAGTTAAGCTAACAGGCATTTTAAATGTCTGTTAGCAAGGTCAAAACCAAGACTAACCTCAGCAACCAATAATGGATTTAAAAAGTCAAGAAAATGTCAATAGTTTGTTATAAACTACTACAAAAATTTTTTCTTTTATCAATTTTTTCTTAAATACTAAATATTCTTTGTTCTTGGCAAGCTGTCTAATAAAGCAGGAATTTTACTAAATCAAACTGAATTAAGTGGGATCGTGATACACTTGTTGACAAGTAATGAAACTTCCGTGATAAGATGTTCACAAAATATTGACTTTCCTAGAAGGAGAATGATTTTTATAGCATTTTTTCGGACTTATCAACTGCACCCTACTTTATTCCCTATTCCCTAAAACTAGAACATTTCGTACCTCATCAGTATGAGAACTTGTATACTATGTTATTAACTGGTTAAATTTTAATGTCATCAACCAAAAAACAGGCTATTAACGGTACTATCTGGACATTAGTGGGTTATGGAGGCTCTCAAGTCATCCGTCTTGTCAGTAATATTATTCTGACTCGTTTGTTGGCACCAGAATTATTTGGCTTGATGGCTTTGATGAATACTTTTATTCAAGGACTTGCCATGTTTTCAGATGTGGGGATTCAGCCGAGTATTGTTCGCAGTCCGCGAGGAGATGACCCTACATTTCTTAACACGGCTTGGACTATACAAGTGATTAGAGGGTTTGGTTTATGGTTAGCTTGTTGTCTGATTGCTTGGCCAGTTGCCCAATTTTACGGAGACATTCAACTACTTTGGCTACTTCCAATTGTTGGTTTGACAACCATAGCCGCAGGATTTAACTCTACTGCTTTGGCAACCTTAAATCGCAAAATGAAAATAGGCAAGTTAACTATATTTGATGTGGGCATTCAAGTTTTTTCTCTAACTTTCATGACAATTTGGGCTTATTTTCAGCGCACCATTTGGCCTTTAGTTGGAGGGAGCCTATTAGGCAGTTTCGTAAAGAGTATTGGGAGTCATTACCTCGAACCAGAGATATCGAACCGATTTACTTGGGATAAAGAGTCAGTTAAGGAACTTACATCTTTTGGTCGCTGGATATTCCTATCCACAATGATGACTTTCATTGCTTCCCGTGCTGATAGACTAATACTGGCAAAGCTTTTCTCTTTAGAAGTACTGGGAGTATATACCATTGCGATAACATTTGCTGAAATACCCAAATCAATCATCCAATCAATAGCGGGAAAAGTTATTTTTCCGGTGATTTCTCAAAATATTGAATTACCCCGTCATCAACTGCGAGCCAAGATTATCAGATCACGAAAATGGATTTTGATCGCACTGGCATTTGGAGTCGCTATTTTGGTTAGCTTTGGAGACCTGCTAATTTTTGGATTGTATGACCAAAGGTATGCTCAAGCAGCTTGGATGTTGCCATTGATAGCACTTGGACTTTGGCCTCTCATTTTGTATCTGACAATTGGACCATCTTTGATGGCTTTGGGTAAGCCAATGTACACGGCAGCTTCTACTTCTGCTAAGGCTATTTTTATGATAATGGGATTACCGATCGGCTTTAAGCTTGGGGGTATTTTGGGAGTAATTATAGTTATTATGCTTAACGATTTGCCTAATTACTGTATAATCAATTATGGACTATACAGGGAAAAACTTATAGCTATCTCACAGGACGTTAAATTAACCATGTTTTTGGTAAGCCTCATTTTAGGGTTTTCCTCAGTTCGTTTCTTTGGGGGATTTGGTATTTCTATTTCTAGTATTTTGTGAACAAACAATCTAAAAAATTGCTGTTTGGCAAAAATTTTACTTCCTTTTAACTCGAAAAAGTAACCAAGTCCCATTATGGAAATTAAAGATCAGGAGTTGAAATAATGCGATTACCCGACTTTATTATTATTGGTTCTGCTAAATCAGCCACCAATACACTATATGAATACTTGTTTCGTCATCCTCAGATTTATATGAGTAAACCAAAAGAACCAGAATTTTTTGCCAGAGATAACAAGTATGATCAAGGATTAGAGTGTTATGCTTCGTTATTTCAAGAAATGCAATCACATCAAATTGCTGGAGAAGCTTCAACAATTTACACAAGATATCCACAGTTTCCCAATTGCGCTGAGAGAATCGCAAAAAATCTGCCTAATGTTAAGCTCATTTATATTATGCGAGACCCAATTGCGCGAGCTTATTCACATTATCAACAAGAAATTAAAGGACAGCAAAATAAAAAAATACAATTGAAAATTTTAGAAACTTTTGAAGAAAAAATTTATCGAGACTCTATGGTTCTTGATAGTAGTAACTATATGTTACAAATAGAGCAATACTTGCCGTTATTCCCGAGAGAATCTTTTTTGTTTATTATAATGGATGATTTCTTGAATAATATTGCAAGTACCTTAGCTGAAGTATGTCGTTTTCTTGAAGTTGATGATAAAGTTGACTTAATGCAAGAAAATGAACCCATTGCTGCCAATGAAGCTAAAACTCACGCTAAATGGTTCCTCCGTTCTCGTATGACAGAGCCTCTCAAAAGAATTCCAGGCGTAAAAAATTTAGCCACCTTGTTTCCACAAAAAATCAGGGATCAGGTCTATGAAAATTTTATTGTTAATTTACCTTATAAACAAAAAATGGAAAAGGAATATTTACCGCAACCAATGCTACCAGAAACCCGACAAAAGTTGCTTGAATATTTTCGAGAACCGAACCAGAGACTTAGTGAGTTTTTGGCTAGAGACTTATCTCACTGGAATCAGTAAATTGGAAACTTTATTTGGAGAAAATTGGTAATGAGTACATTGAACGAGATATTAAGCGAAATATCCCTAGTAACAGCCAACTATAATGATGGCATTGTCTTTGCCGATATTATCCAAGACTGGTTCAATTTTCTAGGGGGAAAACCAGGTGAAGTTGTTGTTGTAGAT contains these protein-coding regions:
- a CDS encoding oligosaccharide flippase family protein — its product is MSSTKKQAINGTIWTLVGYGGSQVIRLVSNIILTRLLAPELFGLMALMNTFIQGLAMFSDVGIQPSIVRSPRGDDPTFLNTAWTIQVIRGFGLWLACCLIAWPVAQFYGDIQLLWLLPIVGLTTIAAGFNSTALATLNRKMKIGKLTIFDVGIQVFSLTFMTIWAYFQRTIWPLVGGSLLGSFVKSIGSHYLEPEISNRFTWDKESVKELTSFGRWIFLSTMMTFIASRADRLILAKLFSLEVLGVYTIAITFAEIPKSIIQSIAGKVIFPVISQNIELPRHQLRAKIIRSRKWILIALAFGVAILVSFGDLLIFGLYDQRYAQAAWMLPLIALGLWPLILYLTIGPSLMALGKPMYTAASTSAKAIFMIMGLPIGFKLGGILGVIIVIMLNDLPNYCIINYGLYREKLIAISQDVKLTMFLVSLILGFSSVRFFGGFGISISSIL
- a CDS encoding sulfotransferase domain-containing protein, translated to MRLPDFIIIGSAKSATNTLYEYLFRHPQIYMSKPKEPEFFARDNKYDQGLECYASLFQEMQSHQIAGEASTIYTRYPQFPNCAERIAKNLPNVKLIYIMRDPIARAYSHYQQEIKGQQNKKIQLKILETFEEKIYRDSMVLDSSNYMLQIEQYLPLFPRESFLFIIMDDFLNNIASTLAEVCRFLEVDDKVDLMQENEPIAANEAKTHAKWFLRSRMTEPLKRIPGVKNLATLFPQKIRDQVYENFIVNLPYKQKMEKEYLPQPMLPETRQKLLEYFREPNQRLSEFLARDLSHWNQ